A genome region from Panicum virgatum strain AP13 chromosome 4K, P.virgatum_v5, whole genome shotgun sequence includes the following:
- the LOC120702715 gene encoding protein ALP1-like has protein sequence MTPPPPLLLTAHSAAALLLLLGPDARARKRRRRGEASPDPDADPAPAPQQAAPAPPEQDPPPPPLPLPPTSPDHYPLAFRVSAPTFHFLSGLLDPLLSDPALPPAPVLLALALARLASGLPYPALAALFRVPPSAPRAASRRLRRVLLANFRFWLAFPSDPSSAYSAPLPSCRGALCCARFAGPAGPLAAQLVAGASSRVLSLAAGFRGDRADLEVLRLSSLYQEVEQGRVLEPAQYLVGDGGGYPLLPWLMVPFRGPVVPGSPEAAFNAAHRAMCRPVRRAVRSLMGWGAIARLHEEESPRAAVACIGTCAMLHNVLLTREDYSALAPDEAESESDLGGVLSQGDDAGAGSEGFEVDGRALVLRSALAATMRDLRAPD, from the coding sequence AtgacgccgcccccgcccctcctcctcaccgcccactccgccgccgctctcctcctcctcctcggccccgACGCCCGCGCGCGCAAGCGCAGGCGCCGCGGCGAGGCCAGCCCCGACCCGGACGCCgaccccgccccggccccgcaGCAGGCGGCACCCGCGCCCCCGGAGcaggacccgccgccgccgcccctgccgctgccgcccacgAGCCCGGACCACTACCCGCTCGCGTTCCGGGTCTCGGCGCCCACCTTCCACTTCCTCTCGGGCCTGCTCGACCCGCTCCTCTCCGACCCCGCCCTCCCGCCGGCCCCGGTGctcctcgcgctcgcgctcgcgcgcCTCGCGTCGGGCCTGCCCTACCCGGCGCTCGCGGCGCTCTTCCGCGTCCCGCcctccgccccgcgcgccgcctcccgccgcctccgccgcgtgcTCCTCGCCAACTTCCGCTTCTGGCTCGCCTTCCCCTCCGACCCCAGCAGCGCCTACTCCGCGCCGCTCCCCTCCTGCCGCGGCGCGCTCTGCTGCGCGCGATTCGCCGGCCCGGCTGGCCCGCTCGCCGCGCAGCTCGTGGCGGGCGCCTCCTCCCGTgtcctctccctcgccgccggcttccGCGGCGACCGCGCGGACCTCGAGGTGCTCAGGCTATCGTCCTTGTACCAGGAGGTCGAGCAGGGGAGGGTGCTCGAGCCCGCGCAGTATCTGGTTGGAGATGGGGGCGGGTACCCGCTGCTGCCCTGGCTCATGGTGCCGTTTCGGGGGCCGGTGGTGCCTGGCTCCCCAGAAGCGGCGTTCAACGCTGCGCACAGGGCAATGTGCCGTCCGGTGAGGCGTGCTGTCCGGAGCTTAATGGGGTGGGGAGCCATTGCTCGGCTCCACGAGGAGGAGAGCCCTCGTGCAGCAGTGGCGTGCATTGGGACATGCGCAATGCTTCACAATGTGTTGCTGACTAGGGAGGATTACTCTGCATTGGCACCGGATGAGGCGGAGTCGGAGAGTGATTTGGGGGGAGTGCTGAGCCAGGGAGATGACGCTGGTGCTGGATCAGAAGGATTCGAGGTTGATGGGCGTGCATTGGTGTTGCGGAGTGCACTGGCAGCAACGATGAGGGACCTGCGAGCGCCTGACTAG